The following coding sequences are from one Paenibacillus stellifer window:
- a CDS encoding sigma-70 family RNA polymerase sigma factor — protein MHEYIKRPVYGTVCLLVKTRNDAADVTNEIYLELFRSLPKYDESKPFKAWLNGIIVRQCSSYNRKQWRKSRVESRVRDYTEGTVSPGADQLAVSRERREELLHLITQLPYKFRSVIVLRYFQECSFEEIGAALDIPVGTAKSRHFKALGKLRKLADADGFSTMKEEWQWVSKMN, from the coding sequence ATGCATGAATACATCAAAAGGCCGGTATACGGTACGGTCTGTCTGCTGGTCAAAACGCGAAACGATGCAGCTGATGTGACGAATGAGATCTATCTGGAACTGTTTCGCTCACTGCCCAAGTATGACGAGAGCAAGCCGTTCAAGGCCTGGCTAAACGGGATTATTGTCAGACAGTGCAGCAGCTATAACCGCAAGCAGTGGAGAAAGAGCCGGGTGGAGAGCCGAGTAAGGGATTATACCGAAGGGACGGTATCACCGGGCGCAGACCAGTTGGCAGTAAGCCGGGAGCGACGGGAAGAGCTGCTTCATTTGATTACGCAGCTTCCCTATAAATTCCGGAGCGTTATTGTGCTGCGATACTTTCAGGAGTGTTCGTTTGAGGAGATCGGCGCAGCCTTGGATATTCCGGTCGGCACGGCGAAATCCAGGCATTTCAAGGCGCTGGGTAAGCTGAGAAAGCTGGCGGATGCGGATGGGTTCTCAACCATGAAGGAGGAATGGCAATGGGTATCGAAGATGAATTGA
- a CDS encoding Rha family transcriptional regulator — MSRRRPITPFGWAIKQRLAEKKLTQQEFCELHDIPPYRLSNMIHGTRLTRRYRIQVERLLELPPDNHRP, encoded by the coding sequence ATGTCCAGAAGACGTCCCATTACCCCTTTTGGATGGGCTATTAAGCAGAGGCTGGCGGAGAAGAAGCTGACCCAGCAGGAATTTTGCGAGTTGCACGACATTCCGCCCTACCGCCTGTCCAATATGATTCACGGTACGCGTCTGACGCGGCGGTATCGCATCCAGGTTGAAAGACTGCTGGAGCTTCCTCCGGACAACCATCGCCCATGA
- a CDS encoding helix-turn-helix domain-containing protein yields MQSIYERIEYLIDQKGMTKKAFCEQLGISTGNLGDWKRGKSTPGTHKLIEIGSFFGVSLDWLILGRPPVDPVIREGGEDYFFELKRQFDCRLDELLPEEKTFIEEYIAFAEYRRSKRNKGKEQS; encoded by the coding sequence ATGCAGTCGATTTATGAACGGATTGAATACTTGATTGATCAGAAAGGCATGACCAAAAAAGCATTCTGTGAGCAGCTCGGCATCAGCACGGGTAATCTGGGAGACTGGAAAAGGGGCAAGTCGACGCCGGGAACCCATAAATTGATAGAGATTGGCTCCTTCTTCGGTGTAAGCCTGGACTGGCTCATTCTGGGGCGTCCCCCTGTGGACCCGGTGATCCGGGAAGGCGGGGAGGATTATTTTTTTGAGCTTAAGCGGCAATTCGATTGCCGGTTAGACGAGCTTTTGCCGGAAGAGAAGACCTTTATCGAGGAATATATCGCCTTCGCCGAGTACCGCAGAAGCAAACGGAATAAGGGCAAAGAACAATCTTGA
- the cysK gene encoding cysteine synthase A has translation MGRIAKNLTDLIGNTPLLELTSFEKEGAKARVLAKLEYFNPAGSVKDRIGYAMLKDAEDKGIINKDTVIIEPTSGNTGIGLAFAAAALGYRLIIILPESFSLERRKLLKQLGAELVLTQASEGMSGAIRKAQELSAEIPNSFIPQQFENPANPDVHRRTTAEEIWNDADGTVDVFVAGVGTGGTVSGVGEGLKQHNPNVRIVAVEPSGSPVLSGGQRGPHAIQGIGAGFVPGNFNRSVVDEIVTVGNEDAIRTAQTLAKTEGLLVGISSGAAAFAALQLAKREEYAGKTIVTLLPDTGERYLSTDLFPEE, from the coding sequence ATGGGAAGAATCGCGAAAAATCTGACGGACCTGATTGGCAATACGCCGCTGCTGGAACTGACGAGCTTTGAGAAGGAAGGAGCAAAGGCCAGGGTCCTCGCCAAGCTGGAATATTTCAATCCGGCCGGAAGCGTGAAGGACCGCATCGGCTATGCCATGCTGAAGGATGCCGAGGACAAAGGAATCATTAACAAAGATACGGTGATCATCGAGCCTACCAGCGGCAATACCGGGATCGGGCTGGCTTTCGCGGCGGCGGCGCTTGGATACCGCCTCATTATTATTTTGCCGGAATCCTTCAGTTTAGAGCGCCGGAAGCTGCTGAAGCAGCTCGGAGCGGAGCTGGTGCTGACCCAGGCCTCCGAAGGCATGTCGGGTGCGATCCGCAAGGCCCAGGAGCTGTCTGCCGAAATACCGAATTCCTTCATTCCCCAGCAATTCGAGAATCCGGCGAATCCCGATGTTCACCGCCGGACAACCGCCGAGGAAATCTGGAACGATGCCGATGGTACGGTAGACGTATTTGTAGCCGGTGTCGGTACTGGAGGTACGGTTTCCGGAGTGGGGGAAGGGCTGAAGCAGCATAATCCGAACGTTCGCATCGTGGCGGTGGAACCGTCGGGTTCGCCCGTGCTGTCCGGCGGACAGCGGGGACCACATGCTATTCAGGGAATCGGGGCCGGGTTCGTCCCGGGGAACTTCAACCGCAGCGTAGTCGATGAAATCGTCACAGTCGGCAATGAAGATGCGATCCGTACAGCTCAGACACTGGCCAAAACAGAGGGACTTCTGGTCGGAATATCGTCAGGGGCGGCAGCGTTCGCAGCGCTTCAGCTTGCCAAGCGGGAAGAATACGCAGGGAAGACGATTGTCACTCTTCTTCCGGATACCGGCGAGCGGTATTTGTCCACCGATTTGTTCCCCGAGGAATAA
- a CDS encoding glutathione peroxidase encodes MSIYDYQANTLRGNEESLSKYEGKVLLIVNTASKCGFTPQYKGLQEVYDKFKDRGFEVLGFPSNQFASQEPGNSDEIEEFCQLNYGVTFPMYEKIDVNGDNAHPLFKHLTKEAPGALGSKRVKWNFTKFLVDREGRVLKRFAPTTTPESLQDEIQALLDK; translated from the coding sequence TTGAGCATTTACGATTATCAAGCCAACACCCTTCGGGGTAATGAAGAATCCTTGTCCAAGTACGAAGGCAAAGTGCTGCTGATTGTGAACACGGCCAGTAAATGCGGCTTCACTCCCCAATACAAAGGTCTGCAGGAAGTGTACGACAAATTCAAGGACCGCGGATTCGAAGTTCTCGGCTTTCCGAGCAACCAATTCGCATCCCAGGAACCCGGAAACAGCGATGAGATCGAGGAATTCTGCCAGTTGAACTACGGTGTTACCTTTCCCATGTATGAAAAAATCGACGTCAACGGCGATAACGCCCATCCCCTGTTCAAGCATCTGACGAAGGAAGCGCCCGGAGCTCTCGGCTCCAAGCGGGTCAAATGGAACTTCACCAAATTTCTGGTGGACCGCGAGGGCCGCGTGCTGAAGCGATTCGCCCCGACCACAACCCCGGAGAGCTTGCAGGACGAGATTCAAGCTTTGCTGGACAAATGA
- a CDS encoding organic hydroperoxide resistance protein: MKALYTASATVRGGREGSFESSDGALKHNLSMPKELGGPGGSGTNPEQLFAAGYGACYESALANVARKEGVKLQDVEVVSNVSIGKDESDGGFKLAVTLDVKMTGVDHAKAEELAKKAHDFCPYSKATRGNIDVNLNVVEMSRQ, encoded by the coding sequence ATGAAAGCACTGTATACGGCCTCAGCGACGGTTCGCGGCGGGCGTGAAGGATCTTTCGAATCCTCCGACGGGGCCTTGAAGCATAACCTTAGCATGCCCAAAGAGCTGGGAGGTCCGGGCGGTTCCGGCACCAATCCCGAGCAGCTGTTCGCGGCAGGCTATGGCGCCTGTTACGAGAGCGCTCTGGCCAACGTGGCCCGCAAGGAGGGCGTGAAGCTGCAGGACGTGGAAGTTGTGTCCAACGTATCGATCGGCAAGGACGAGAGCGACGGCGGATTCAAGCTGGCGGTTACTCTGGATGTGAAAATGACCGGTGTCGACCATGCCAAGGCGGAGGAGCTTGCGAAGAAGGCGCATGATTTCTGTCCGTACTCCAAAGCGACGAGAGGCAATATCGACGTCAACCTGAATGTCGTGGAGATGAGCCGGCAGTAA
- a CDS encoding thiol-disulfide oxidoreductase DCC family protein: MKERESAQDMKTGNSGITAGGDAPPAEIARLEDAGKESIVLIDGVCHLCQWIVAFIIPRDPEGRFRFAPLQSDIGRYLLKRGGLNAEQLDTVVLIEQGRYYSHSAAALRILRRLPFPWPAAYALIAVPRPLRDHLYSFVARNRYRWFGRDDRCLMPTPDIKRRFL; encoded by the coding sequence TTGAAGGAGCGAGAGTCCGCGCAGGACATGAAGACCGGGAACTCCGGGATAACAGCAGGCGGCGATGCGCCGCCGGCAGAGATTGCAAGGCTGGAGGATGCCGGGAAGGAGTCCATTGTGCTGATTGACGGCGTCTGCCATTTATGCCAGTGGATCGTCGCTTTTATCATCCCCCGAGACCCGGAGGGGCGGTTCCGCTTCGCGCCGCTGCAGAGCGATATCGGGCGGTATTTATTGAAGCGGGGCGGGCTTAATGCGGAACAGCTGGATACCGTCGTGCTGATCGAGCAGGGCCGTTATTATTCGCATTCCGCGGCGGCACTGCGCATTCTGCGGCGCCTTCCGTTTCCGTGGCCGGCCGCCTATGCGCTGATCGCCGTTCCGCGACCGCTTCGGGACCATCTGTACTCCTTCGTGGCCCGGAACCGCTACCGCTGGTTCGGCCGGGATGACCGCTGTCTGATGCCCACTCCCGACATTAAGCGGCGATTCCTCTAA
- a CDS encoding ParA family protein produces MAAGIVFAVRETEYIEPLLHYIQHSEYGEMLKVKAFSRMEAFRDYMKRGETPDAVVGDPEFIEAWLVEGRSEVPWAVLDENGSMAAWSNGSAAHGRRIAKYQALPSLLSAVIQLGKLRRTRKEGRSDGGPLVIGVVSPSGSSGKTTVAMNMAKLFGSQGLSVFYLNLEAVNSSGLYLRPPGGSGPGLERLLYEIQASREREKPEEIAIAPYAVRLDALRCDTFRPVANVKEMLQMSERDARELIARLAADGGYDLILIDTGDIDEDRTRGAMACSDRLVWVIRDDEASAYKLGRWASHLEEMQDSHPEAIADLRERSLLAVNFVKDGVRQIQLPEHLEPDAVLPYISSWSLPGIGELLLNSPPFQHGIASLCQAITGAPQAEAVLSSGVRT; encoded by the coding sequence ATGGCCGCTGGCATTGTGTTTGCGGTGCGTGAGACCGAGTATATCGAACCGCTGCTGCACTACATCCAGCACAGTGAGTATGGCGAAATGCTGAAGGTGAAGGCGTTCAGCCGAATGGAGGCTTTCAGGGATTATATGAAGCGCGGAGAGACGCCGGATGCTGTGGTAGGCGATCCCGAATTCATTGAAGCCTGGCTGGTGGAAGGACGCTCGGAGGTGCCTTGGGCAGTTCTGGACGAGAACGGGAGCATGGCTGCTTGGAGCAACGGCAGTGCGGCTCATGGAAGAAGAATTGCCAAATACCAGGCGCTGCCTTCCCTGCTGTCCGCCGTGATTCAGTTGGGCAAGCTGAGACGGACCCGCAAGGAGGGGCGGTCTGATGGCGGTCCGCTTGTCATCGGGGTCGTCTCGCCCAGCGGCAGCAGCGGCAAGACGACGGTGGCGATGAATATGGCGAAGCTGTTCGGAAGCCAGGGGCTGTCCGTGTTCTATCTCAACCTGGAGGCGGTGAACAGCAGCGGACTGTATCTGCGTCCTCCCGGAGGAAGCGGGCCGGGACTTGAACGGCTGCTCTACGAGATCCAGGCCTCGCGCGAGCGGGAGAAGCCGGAGGAAATTGCGATCGCTCCCTATGCGGTCAGATTGGATGCGCTGCGCTGCGATACGTTCCGGCCTGTTGCTAACGTGAAGGAAATGCTGCAGATGAGCGAAAGGGACGCCAGAGAGCTGATCGCTCGGCTCGCGGCGGATGGAGGTTATGATCTTATCCTTATCGATACCGGCGACATTGATGAAGACCGGACAAGGGGGGCGATGGCGTGCAGCGACCGGCTCGTCTGGGTGATCCGGGACGATGAGGCCAGCGCCTATAAGCTGGGAAGATGGGCGTCTCATCTCGAGGAGATGCAGGATTCCCATCCGGAGGCGATAGCCGATCTGCGGGAGCGCAGTCTGCTCGCGGTGAACTTCGTCAAGGATGGAGTAAGGCAGATCCAACTTCCCGAACACTTGGAGCCGGATGCGGTTCTGCCCTATATTTCCTCCTGGAGTCTGCCTGGAATTGGGGAGCTTCTGCTTAATTCCCCTCCATTTCAGCATGGCATTGCCAGCTTGTGCCAGGCGATTACTGGGGCTCCGCAGGCGGAGGCGGTTCTTTCATCCGGTGTGAGGACATGA
- a CDS encoding CpaF family protein, which translates to MSDELFRTLRSDIRAGLDVRSSVGDEELITHIERTIFDREELKSLTAHEKHALVRRLFDSFRGLDVLQPLVDNPAISEIMVNSYREIFVEEEGEIRRLPEGFESAARLEDIIQVIVSDVNRVVNESSPIVDARLRNGSRVNVVLPPVALKGPAMTIRKFPDSPMTMEDLVRRETLGEEAAELLRLLVAAKYNLFISGGTGSGKTTFLNALSQFIPPEERVVTIEDSAELQIVTVPNLVSLETRNANTEGKGEITIRDLIRSSLRMRPNRIVVGEVRGAEALDMLQAMNTGHEGSLSSGHSNSARDMLSRLETMVLSGAELPVQVVRQQIGSAIDIIIHLARLRDRTRRVVEICEVTGMAEGEVQLNPLFEFREDGENKGRIKGVLAPCGNPLKNTAKLEMAGVRKNPLKRFEVTGAGRG; encoded by the coding sequence ATGAGCGACGAACTGTTCCGAACCCTCCGCAGCGATATCCGCGCAGGCCTTGATGTAAGATCATCCGTTGGCGATGAAGAGCTGATTACGCATATCGAGCGGACGATCTTTGATCGGGAGGAGCTGAAGTCGCTGACGGCGCATGAGAAGCATGCCCTTGTCCGCCGGCTGTTCGATTCCTTCCGGGGGCTTGATGTGCTGCAGCCGCTGGTGGATAACCCGGCTATCAGCGAGATTATGGTGAACAGCTACCGGGAAATTTTTGTCGAGGAGGAGGGTGAAATCCGCCGTCTGCCGGAAGGGTTTGAATCGGCCGCGCGGCTGGAGGATATTATCCAGGTTATCGTCTCCGACGTCAACCGGGTCGTCAACGAGTCGTCTCCGATTGTGGATGCCCGTCTCCGAAACGGCTCGCGGGTCAATGTTGTGCTTCCGCCTGTGGCGCTGAAGGGACCGGCGATGACGATCCGCAAGTTCCCGGATTCTCCGATGACGATGGAGGATCTGGTACGGAGGGAGACACTCGGCGAAGAAGCGGCAGAGCTGCTGCGGCTCCTGGTTGCGGCGAAGTACAACCTCTTCATCAGCGGCGGCACGGGATCAGGCAAGACGACCTTTCTCAATGCCTTGTCCCAGTTCATTCCGCCGGAGGAACGCGTAGTTACCATCGAGGATTCGGCGGAGCTGCAAATCGTAACCGTCCCGAATCTGGTGTCGCTGGAGACCCGAAACGCGAATACGGAAGGCAAAGGCGAAATTACGATCCGCGATTTGATCCGCTCCTCGCTTCGCATGCGCCCCAATCGGATCGTTGTCGGCGAGGTGCGGGGTGCAGAGGCGCTTGATATGCTGCAGGCGATGAACACCGGACATGAAGGCAGCTTGTCTTCCGGTCACTCGAATAGCGCCCGTGACATGCTCAGCCGGCTGGAGACGATGGTGCTAAGCGGCGCGGAGCTTCCGGTTCAGGTCGTCAGACAGCAGATCGGGTCGGCGATTGATATCATCATTCACCTGGCCCGCCTCCGGGACCGGACGAGAAGAGTTGTTGAGATTTGCGAAGTCACCGGAATGGCTGAGGGTGAAGTGCAGTTGAACCCCCTGTTCGAGTTCCGTGAAGACGGGGAGAACAAGGGCCGGATCAAGGGCGTGCTAGCGCCCTGCGGAAATCCTCTGAAGAACACCGCGAAGCTTGAGATGGCGGGAGTCCGGAAGAACCCGCTGAAGCGTTTCGAAGTAACCGGGGCGGGGAGAGGATGA
- a CDS encoding type II secretion system F family protein, producing the protein MSGLLKNRASRVVVSSAPRSREGAASSAPSSQRLTDYTMYIPGRREKVLAVLTGSLFLFGIGYLFYHHLALALLVSAGGLRAPRIWQDYRLKRRRSALNLQFKQMLFSLSSSLSAGRSVENAFREAIQDLRMLDPEGGSDMIAELEIICARLEYGQPIEEALQDFSGRADMEDIRRFADVFSVSKRTGGDLVEIVRRTSAIIGEKLDIQQEIAVSISQKRFEAKALLASPLIMLLFMNMSAADYMQPMYTGAGMIISTLALAGLGLIFLWIGKIMNIPL; encoded by the coding sequence ATGAGCGGATTGTTGAAGAATAGAGCCTCACGGGTAGTTGTCTCATCTGCGCCCCGCTCAAGAGAAGGGGCCGCCAGCAGCGCACCGTCTTCCCAAAGGCTGACCGACTATACCATGTATATTCCCGGCCGGAGAGAGAAAGTGCTCGCGGTTCTCACAGGCAGTCTGTTCCTGTTCGGGATCGGTTATTTATTCTATCACCACCTTGCTCTCGCGCTGCTGGTTTCGGCCGGAGGGCTGCGGGCTCCGCGGATCTGGCAGGATTACCGGCTCAAGCGAAGGCGTTCCGCGCTGAATCTCCAGTTCAAGCAGATGCTGTTCTCGCTCTCGTCCTCGCTGTCGGCGGGGAGGTCGGTGGAGAATGCTTTCCGGGAGGCTATACAGGATTTGCGTATGCTTGATCCGGAAGGGGGAAGCGACATGATTGCCGAGCTTGAGATCATATGCGCAAGGCTTGAGTACGGGCAGCCCATCGAAGAGGCGCTTCAGGATTTCAGCGGCCGGGCGGACATGGAGGATATAAGGCGCTTCGCCGACGTCTTCTCCGTGTCCAAGCGGACGGGCGGGGATCTGGTGGAGATCGTGCGGCGCACCTCGGCCATTATCGGCGAGAAGCTGGATATCCAGCAGGAGATCGCCGTCAGCATATCCCAGAAACGGTTTGAAGCCAAAGCGCTGCTGGCGTCTCCGCTCATTATGCTGCTCTTCATGAACATGAGCGCTGCGGATTATATGCAGCCTATGTACACCGGTGCAGGCATGATCATCTCGACTCTGGCGTTGGCCGGACTCGGCCTGATCTTTCTCTGGATCGGCAAGATCATGAATATTCCGCTGTAA
- a CDS encoding type II secretion system F family protein, which translates to MLRWICGVAAATWLAAWLMLRLASGSRYAALRRLPAEGMKLRQISEPFLLLLERVNAAARFPAFVFRLQRSIQRIYGQRHSTELTLLFMAEMLAYHWLLSLSGWVLAALSGEAGLLVLGLALAAALPAALAADLHKKVKLREQLMMMELPELLNGIVLLVGAGETVQRAILRCLETRKSDANPLYRELAVMSAEWNGGYSFQQAFENFSKRCAVPEVSLFATTVLLNMRRGGGEFVLALRDLSRLLWEKRKAVSRTRGEQASSKLVFPMVVIFLIVIVLVGTPAFMMMNM; encoded by the coding sequence ATTCTGAGATGGATCTGCGGAGTTGCGGCGGCCACCTGGCTGGCTGCCTGGCTGATGCTCCGATTGGCAAGCGGCAGCCGCTATGCAGCGCTTCGAAGGCTGCCGGCCGAAGGCATGAAGCTAAGGCAGATTTCGGAGCCGTTCCTCCTGTTGCTGGAACGGGTGAACGCCGCCGCGAGGTTTCCGGCTTTTGTCTTTCGGCTGCAGCGGTCGATTCAGCGCATTTACGGACAGCGGCACAGCACGGAGCTAACGCTCCTGTTCATGGCGGAAATGCTGGCCTATCACTGGCTTCTCTCTCTCAGCGGCTGGGTTCTGGCGGCGCTTAGCGGGGAAGCGGGACTCCTTGTGCTGGGGCTGGCGCTTGCGGCTGCGCTGCCCGCGGCTCTTGCAGCCGATCTTCACAAGAAGGTCAAGCTGCGCGAGCAGCTGATGATGATGGAGCTGCCGGAGCTGCTGAACGGCATTGTGCTGCTGGTCGGTGCGGGCGAGACGGTGCAGCGGGCGATCCTTCGCTGCCTGGAGACCCGGAAGAGCGACGCGAATCCGCTGTACCGGGAGCTTGCGGTGATGTCGGCGGAGTGGAACGGAGGCTACTCGTTCCAGCAGGCATTCGAGAACTTCAGCAAGCGCTGCGCGGTGCCAGAGGTCTCGCTCTTTGCGACGACCGTGCTGCTGAATATGCGCAGGGGCGGCGGCGAGTTCGTGCTCGCGCTGAGGGATTTGTCCCGGCTGCTGTGGGAGAAGCGCAAGGCGGTCAGCCGGACGAGGGGCGAGCAGGCGTCCTCAAAGCTTGTGTTTCCGATGGTTGTTATTTTTCTGATTGTTATTGTTCTGGTGGGAACGCCGGCTTTTATGATGATGAATATGTAG
- a CDS encoding Flp1 family type IVb pilin has translation MLTLVEKGKSFWRDEEGLGTLEMIMIIAVLIAVVLLFKDKIQEVVENLIDIAGEKSRKVFD, from the coding sequence ATGCTGACGTTAGTGGAGAAGGGCAAGAGCTTCTGGCGGGATGAAGAAGGGTTGGGAACGCTTGAAATGATTATGATCATCGCCGTGCTGATCGCCGTCGTGCTGCTGTTCAAAGATAAAATTCAGGAAGTTGTGGAGAACCTGATCGACATCGCCGGCGAGAAGAGCCGGAAGGTTTTCGATTAA
- a CDS encoding TadE/TadG family type IV pilus assembly protein encodes MRSRLRSDEGSFTLEASMVLPIIMCITMLLLFFCLYAYQKSMLLQVAASASEQAAFNWDNSHKAKDGSFTAGEYDSLYWRIGDDRLLSGLFGLGSDQNAAGITLPSEEGDGGLPEIKLGNAAVRIPGEMTGEMNYSYSLSGRAVSTRVSKMLHLPVIDELLSDGAQPEADSRSLIVEPVEFIRTVDLMRYYGAKFRGTSGGSGQETGMKKDDASEMVKKLGKK; translated from the coding sequence ATGCGTAGCAGACTGCGAAGCGACGAAGGGAGCTTCACGCTTGAGGCGTCCATGGTGCTGCCGATTATCATGTGCATCACGATGCTGCTGCTGTTCTTTTGCCTGTATGCCTATCAGAAATCCATGCTGCTTCAAGTGGCGGCCTCCGCTTCGGAGCAGGCGGCTTTTAATTGGGATAACAGCCATAAGGCCAAGGACGGATCTTTTACCGCTGGGGAATATGATTCACTCTATTGGCGGATTGGCGATGACCGCCTGCTCAGCGGCTTGTTCGGACTCGGGTCAGATCAGAATGCGGCTGGGATTACCCTTCCTTCGGAAGAAGGAGACGGGGGGCTTCCCGAAATCAAGCTGGGCAATGCCGCGGTCCGGATTCCCGGTGAAATGACCGGTGAGATGAACTACAGCTACAGCCTTTCCGGAAGAGCGGTGAGCACACGGGTGTCGAAAATGCTGCATCTTCCCGTAATCGACGAACTGCTATCCGACGGAGCGCAGCCGGAAGCCGATTCAAGATCGCTTATAGTGGAGCCTGTCGAGTTTATTCGTACTGTGGACTTAATGCGCTATTATGGAGCCAAATTTCGCGGGACCTCCGGTGGAAGCGGGCAGGAGACCGGCATGAAGAAGGACGATGCATCGGAGATGGTGAAGAAACTGGGCAAGAAATAA
- a CDS encoding TadE/TadG family type IV pilus assembly protein — protein sequence MTDRCRGRGLKENEGSMVVEAAMVMPFFLLFVIFLIFIVQMTLFSTALQGTVSDTVKEVASHMYPAALAVQQLEETSDSGAASGSGNTESGAGSASGAPDTGESSSKGWTIPRLSVEEWADRYASELPSPLDNWVKSAAHSGEGPLQELQAEASEAVLDSAVKPLLKPYLSSGILDYNRIHVSNVTIPKLDGKSEPYFGIEVSYELPMKVPFIGRSIVLEASAMERAWIGETENGQEGGDGEGEEAGSISILEKPNPAIPWHKGTIRIRVKPNESVNLTIYYQSGRSTAKFLGWKQADEDGYITWEWTVGGRTTPGSTPTFVIETEDGRRAEGQFNVAANN from the coding sequence GTGACCGACAGATGCAGAGGGAGAGGCTTGAAAGAAAATGAAGGAAGCATGGTTGTCGAGGCGGCCATGGTCATGCCCTTTTTTCTCCTGTTCGTGATCTTCCTGATCTTTATTGTGCAGATGACGCTGTTCTCGACTGCTCTTCAGGGAACGGTATCCGACACGGTAAAGGAGGTGGCCTCGCATATGTATCCCGCTGCGCTGGCGGTTCAGCAGCTGGAGGAAACAAGTGATTCGGGCGCTGCTTCCGGGTCCGGGAACACCGAATCAGGAGCCGGCAGTGCTTCTGGCGCTCCGGATACCGGCGAATCATCCTCGAAGGGTTGGACCATTCCGAGGCTTTCGGTGGAAGAATGGGCGGACCGATACGCCTCGGAGCTGCCCTCCCCGCTGGACAATTGGGTGAAGTCGGCGGCGCATAGCGGGGAAGGACCGCTGCAGGAGCTTCAGGCCGAGGCATCCGAGGCTGTGCTGGATTCGGCCGTCAAACCGCTGCTAAAACCCTATCTGTCCTCCGGAATACTGGACTATAACCGGATTCATGTATCCAATGTAACAATCCCCAAGCTGGACGGGAAGTCGGAGCCATACTTCGGGATAGAGGTCAGCTATGAGCTGCCGATGAAAGTCCCTTTTATCGGACGCAGCATCGTCCTTGAAGCTTCGGCTATGGAGAGGGCATGGATCGGGGAGACAGAAAATGGCCAAGAAGGCGGAGACGGTGAAGGGGAAGAGGCCGGCAGCATTTCCATTCTGGAGAAGCCGAACCCCGCGATTCCCTGGCATAAAGGGACAATCCGCATACGGGTTAAGCCAAATGAATCGGTCAATTTGACGATTTATTATCAGAGCGGCAGAAGCACCGCGAAATTCCTGGGCTGGAAGCAGGCTGATGAAGATGGCTATATTACCTGGGAGTGGACGGTCGGAGGGCGGACGACGCCGGGTTCAACTCCAACCTTTGTCATAGAGACGGAAGATGGACGAAGAGCGGAGGGACAATTTAATGTTGCGGCTAACAACTGA
- a CDS encoding A24 family peptidase — MNDWAFWGCLPFLAAAFLTDVLTMKIPNWISGPAVLAGFVIQGAGGGWKGVMFSAAGAAAGFLPLLLMHMAGAVGAGDVKLFAGIGAWTGAAFTVQVILFSLLFAAVIGWFLVLKRRESFQRLRGIWRLLQGFFYVPRWVSLKVMDSEPLRFPFMLAVIPAFVAVFLTF; from the coding sequence ATGAACGACTGGGCTTTTTGGGGCTGTTTGCCCTTTTTGGCGGCGGCTTTCTTGACCGATGTGCTGACCATGAAAATACCGAACTGGATTTCGGGACCCGCCGTACTCGCCGGTTTCGTGATCCAGGGAGCGGGCGGTGGCTGGAAGGGGGTGATGTTCTCGGCCGCCGGTGCGGCGGCGGGCTTTCTCCCACTGCTGCTGATGCATATGGCCGGAGCTGTGGGGGCCGGCGATGTCAAGCTGTTTGCGGGAATCGGAGCGTGGACCGGGGCGGCGTTTACCGTACAGGTAATCCTCTTCTCGCTTTTGTTCGCGGCGGTGATCGGCTGGTTCCTTGTACTGAAGAGACGGGAGAGCTTCCAAAGGCTGCGCGGAATATGGCGTCTGCTCCAAGGATTCTTCTACGTGCCGAGGTGGGTGAGCCTGAAGGTTATGGACAGTGAACCGCTTCGCTTTCCTTTTATGCTGGCTGTCATCCCCGCGTTTGTCGCCGTGTTCTTGACCTTCTGA